One Natrinema longum genomic window, CTCCCATGTGTCGCGGTTAGACCAACCTCGAGGCGAGCACGACCACGGCGCTGACATCGACCGTTGCTCGAGCGGGTTGCTCGACGGCGGTCATATCGTATCCCATCAAAAAGGGATCAGTCGGCGACTGGCTGCGCTCGCTTGGAGGGCGGGCGTCGTCCGCTGTCCCGGCTTCGCCGGTAGTGGTGGTACGGACGCCCATTGTTGCTTACAGACCGATCCTCGTGTCGACCTCGAAGGTCGAAACGTAGCTCTCGGGGTAGTCCTCGTCTTCCCAGACGATCTGGCGGGGGGCGTCGATCTTGAACGCGAGCGTCTCGTGACGCTCCCAGCGCACCGCCCCCTGGAGGTTGATCTCGCGGCCCCGGCGGTTCTGCTCCATGTCGTGGAAGCGGAACAGCGGGAATCCCCACGGGAACAGCGTTCCCTGGGGCTGATCGAACTGGTTGAACCCCTCGACCTTCAGATACCCGTCGGTCATGATCGGGTAGAGCTTGACATCGTCGCCGTCGGCCGGCGTCGATGCAAGCGTTACCTCGTTGGCCGCGTAGTCGACCGAGTCGATATCGATCTCGTCACCGGTCGAGACATCGACGGCGACGACGACCGGATAGTCTTGGTCCTCGAGTTTTTCCTCGCCAGCGATCGGCTGGAGGTTCGCATCGACGCCGTACGTCGACGTAGCGCCGTCGCCGGTGACCGTCTCCATCGTCCGCGGGACGAACCGGACCGGATCTCGAAGGGCGTCGTACTCGACCCACTCGAGATCGTCCGGAACGGTGAACTCGATGATACGGGTGTGGCGCTGGGGATCGAGTTGGTTCTGATTGAGACTGATGTCGACCTCGGTGCTGGCCTGCGTGAGGGTCTCGGGTTGGATATCTCCTGCCATCGAAATCACCGTTGGGCGGCCATCTCGACCGCGGCCTTCTCTTGCTCAGTGAGGTTGTCCGTATCGAGAATCGAGACAGGGACACCGAAGTCGCTGGTATCGTCCCCGACGTGGAGTCGGGACTGTTCAGCGCTGAACCCGCTCGAGCCTTCCGGGATCTCGACGAACATCTTGACGATCTCCCGCTCGGCGATCATCAGCTCTTCATCGATGTAGCGGAAGAAGTCGGGTTCGACCCGCATCTTCGAGTACTCGAATCGATTGAGTGTATCGCTGAACGCCTGGCCGCCGGGAAGCGGGTCGCCCTGCTTCGTACACTTGTGCAGTGCGACCTTCGTCGAGCCGTCGAGCTTCTGCCCGTCGGCATCTCGAAACTCGGGAGCGATATTCGTACCCGCGTCGATGGCGATCAGATAGCCCTCCGGCCCGGTGATCGTGACGCAGGCGGTTCGGTCGTCGCCGGCGGCGACATCCTGCATCTCGATGAACGGGAGACCGGCATGGAGAGTCGTTTCTTGCTCGACGTTGTTTTGGCTCATTTGCATGTTAGATCACCTCTTAGACGATGTCGAAATCGGCCAGCAGGACGCGGACCGACGTCGCTCCCATGCCGAGAGATAGCGGTCGTGAATACGTTGCGGGCAACGCTGCGAGCGTGAGGAACGCCGCTGTGAGGGCATACACGGCGTCGCCACCCCGAACCTGAACGTCGTAGACGTTCTCTCGGAGGTAGCTGGTTGCCAGCTGTGCTGCGAGACTGCCCCCGACGATGAGGACAGCGGACTTCGCGAAGGACGACGAGGAGAGCGTATCCGTCGCCCGATTTACGTTGACTGTCGCCATTGCGCTTTCAACCGAGGCGCTTCTGTCAGATATACGGCCTAATTAATTGGGAATTGGCGAAATTGGGCTTAGATACTTACTCAGACGGACCATTTTTGGCGATAGGCGGCCCTCCAAGCACCGCCAATTTCGCCCCGCCCTCTACCGATGATCCGATTAGCAACTGCACCCGAGAATTGGCGAACCGCCAGTGGGTCCCGTGAGTAACGGCGCACCCACGAGACGAGAGTGTCGCTACTGTTCGAGTCGGCGCGTGGTTCCCGTGCTGTCCAAACGCATCGAACGCAGCAACAAACCGGGAAACAAGTACCGGACGTTCTGCTGGGGATGCGAGTCCTGGGGACCCTGTACCTCCGGTCAGCACTTCCGTGAGTCCCTCCATCCGCACGTTCTCCCCGCGGATGGTGATCCCGATGTCCCGGCCGACATCATCCCGCTCGAGCAGTACGACTATGAAGACGAGTGGGAAGATCTCGTCGACGATGTTGCCGACCGCCGGGCCGATCGGGCCCGAGCCGATGGCGGATCGATCGACGATCCTTCCGAAAGCGGTGACGAGACCGAGAGTGATACCCGTCCTCCGGCAGAGGAGCATGAGTTCTCGTGTCCCAATTGCCACGAGCACGTCGACGGGTACCCCGACCAATGTCCCCACTGCGACATCCCGTATAATTGGGGCAGTGACAGTGACGACGACGAAACTGATTGCGGCTGTTCCTCCGAACACCAATGACAGACGACTCCATTCAAGACATCGAAGCAGAGCACGGCCAGCCCTCCGACCACTCCGGTCCGACACCCTCCGTCGATCCGGGCCCGTCGACAGACGGTGACGGGAGCGCCTCGAGCGGTTTCTCGCTCGGTCCGTCCAAACGGACGCTCGTTATCCTCGGTGTCGTGACTGTCGCCCTCGCAGCCCTCTACTGGCTTCGGACGCGGCAGCAGGACGGAGACGATGACGGAGCAGAAGAATCGTCGGGCACTGCCAACGATTTCGATTTCGACACCCTCGAGGATTCCGACGACGCCGATGATGACGACGAAGAGACGCTTGGTGAAATCGTCGTTCCACAGGATCCAAACGAGCCGCTCAAAGGCGATCGAGCGGTCATTCAGGGACTCAAGGACCGCGGGAAAATCTCGGGGGCCGGTAGTTGATGCCGACTCCGGACATTGCCGGCGATCAAGAGCAAGCGCGGGCCGAGGCCCTCGATGAGACCGTCCAGAGCCTCGAAGCAGAGCAAGATCGAATCGAAGACGACGACGTCAACGAGGGAGAGAGTGGCCTTCAAGAAACCGCCGAGAACAGCGAGTCGGGTGATGACCCGGACGAGGACGATATCGAAATCGAGGAGGTCGACCTGTCCGACGATGATCTCTTCGCCGGCGTCGACGATATCGATGATGACGACGGTGAGAGTGAGTCGGAATCCGACTCCGAATCGGAGGCGACCGCCGGCTCGATGTCTGAGGATGTCGACTCGATCGGACAGTTCACGGGAGACAACCCGACGGCCCAGCTGCAATCGCACATCGAGGACGGTGCCGCCAAGCTCGCGGTACTCGGTCTGGAAGACGACGATCAGGCAGCCCTCGAGGACGACCTTCGCGATGTCTTCTCGGCGTTCCGGCTCGGGTACTACGGTGCGGAGTTCGCGAACGAGTACATTTTCGTCGACGGCGACGGAGAAGTCGACCCGGCCTGGGCCCTGCTGGGATCGTCGCTGGCGTGTGCCGCCGTCGCGGTCATGATGCGACCCGACAGTGACGATCAGATCGCCCGGCTGAAAGACGCCGTCAACTTCAACGGAGGTGGGTCGGCGTGATGGGTGACAACGGCCTCGCCTCGAGCCTCGGAATCGACATGACTCCGGAGGGGATCGCGAGTTCACTTTCGAACCCCGACCAGATCGCGCAGATGCTCCTTCAAGAGGGTGAAACGGGCGAGTCTCCGGCGGACATCATGGCCGATCTCATCAACATGCAGCGGGCCGATCTCCGTCGGATCGGTGCCGAGCACGATGTCGATGTCGATGTCAACATGGTGACCTCCGAGAAGATGGCCCTCTACATCGCCGGCCTCGTCGAGGGGAACTGGGAGCCGGTGATCGAACTGTTCAACGAACAAGCCACCGAACGCGAGAAACTCCTCGAGGAACTGCTCGAAGAAGACGAGTTCGCCGAGTTCCAGACGGCGAAACGGTGCGTCATGAACACAGAACCGGGTGATTCTGATGGATAGCCTGGTGCCGCCGGCAGTGCTCCCGATCGACGGAGTCGGTACCCAGCTGACGACCGAGACGCCGACGCGCTCCGATATCGACGATCTCCTCGAGACTGGACTGGAGCGGCGGGAGTGGCTCGTGTTCAAGCAAGCATCGACGTTCGTCGGCGAGTTCGCGATCGTGTCCTACGTCGACGACGACTGGTGGGTGACGATTGCGACCGCCCATCCCATCCTCGGAATCGATCGAACCCCACCGAAGCAGGTCAGTCGTGATACCATCCGGAGCTGGGGGATCGATCACGACGCCTATCTCTGCCAGCTGTAACATGGCTCGAATCACCGTGATCGGCGCGTCCGGCTCCGGCAAGAGCTACTACACCGGGGCGCTCCTCGAGGATCGCGTACCGAACTTCGACATCGCGGTTCACTTCGACCTCGAGGACGAGGAGGGTGGACTGTCGGTCGAAGGCAACGCGCTCTACGGGACACTGGTCGTCGACAAGGACCGATTCGAGTCAATCGATTGGCCGAAATGCCTCTTCAATCACCGGAAGCTCCGGGTCGTCCCCGACGCTCTGGACGACGAAGAGATCGAAGAACTCTACGGGCAGATCTGTGAGGCAGCGATGTCCCTGTGCAAGGACCTGGAGATCGAGGCGGCCCCCGAGTCGGCGCTGGTCTCGTGCGACGAGGCCCATCAAGTCCTCAGTAAGCACAGCCTCGACAGCCGCGTCAACCGGATGCAGACCGGCGGACGGAAACACGGTGTCGAGACGATTCATCTCGCCCAGCGGCCGGCACTGATGCCGCTGACGATCCTCTCGCAGTCCGACCGACGGATCTACTTCCACGTCTCCGAGCAGCGCGACATCGACAAGATCAACAAGGCGAGCACGTTCGACGCTGACCGGCTGAAGAATCTGCAGGCTCGCGAGGCAATCGTCGAGAACAAGCACTCGGGAGAGTTCGAAAAGATCGACACGGACAACTGCGACCGGGAGCGGCCACATTTCAGCGGCGACGACGGGATTCTGGACGACGCGCTGCCGGTCTAACCCTCGAATTCTTTCATCGGGTCGTAGCAGCTGCCGCCAGGACACTCGAATTTTCCAGTGGCCGGGTCAAAAGCCGATTGGAGACGTTCACTTAGGCGACCGAGTACGCCGGCTTGCTCGAGGGTTATCTCTCCCTCCTCTGTGGGGAACTCCTCGGTCGGATCATCAGGCATGACCCGTCCGCCCTCGAACCCGTCGAGATCGTCAAACTCGAGCGGATCCTGCCCGTGAACAGCCCGAATTCCGTTGATAACGCCGGCGTAGTGCTCGGCTTCGTCCTGTGCTTCTCGCGTCTCGGTTCGGGCGAGTTTGTACCCGGACCAGGCTTTCTTGAGTGCCGTCAGCGCTGGACCCGGAAGCCGGTCGCGACCGACATCGTCGGGTTCCGGTGTCGGTGCCAGTTGAGCGAGTTCCTCGTCGCTCGGTTCTTCCGGCGGGTCAGGCATCGAGCTTCGAGCCCAGGCTTCGAACGACTGTGACTCGGTCTCGAGGTCGGGATCGTCGATGTCGTCCGGATCGGGGGCGGAAAAGACAGCTTCGGGATCCTCATCGAGATCGTCGACCGTCCCGATCAGGTCCTCGATATCGTCCCGATCGTAGCCACACTCTTCGAGCAGCGCCTCACAGGCGTCCTCTTTCCCGTCGGAACAGGCATCTTCGGCGCTGCTGCACATTTCTCCGTGGACCTTCTCGGCCTGCTTTGCGACCTGTGCCTGTCGCCGTTCTTCGTCTGCGTCGAGTCGATCCCCGACTTCTTGCTGTTTCCACTCGTCGGCGTGACTCCGGTGCTCGTCGGTCGTGAGGTCTGGGTCGTAAAACGAGAGCCAATCGTCGATTCCGTGGCCCTGGAGGATCGCCTTCGCGGACTGCGCGTGGAAGAGGTGGCGGTGTGCCTCCCACGAGCCTCGATCCTCGAGTTGCTGTCGTTCGTTGGCAGTTAGCTCTTCTTGGCCAAACTGTTGGGCTTTTTCGGCCTTTCCGGATTCAGCGAGACGGACCGCTTCGTCGACGACGTAGTCGGGAGCCTCCGAGACGATCGTGACGGTCTTTGTCCGACGGTCATCGACTGGTGCAAGGTGGTCCGGGTGATCGTCACGAAACGAGTTCGCAACGTCGATCGTCCCGAACCGGATCTCTTCCGGATCGTCGATGTCGGGAGGACCCGGGTGAGAGGGCTGTGGCTCGTCAGTTCTACTGCGGGAACTCATGCGTATTCTACTAGCCGGGTTACGAGGAAATAGATTAGTGAAAACTGGAGAATCAGGGGACGTAATGGCGAAATTGGGCCGATCTATTGGCCGGGCCGTGACGTTCGAACCCGGCACTCGAGAACCGCCTGTGGAGGGCCGAAGCGAAGATATCAGCTGCCGGCTTCAGCGAACGTTCGGAGTCGGGTGTTCTTTTCGTCGCGACCATGCCCGTCCCATACTCTCGAGGTCTGTGGCAGGGCCGACCGACGAGCGAGATCGCGAGGGACGTGCCAGCTGACCTGTCCGGTCGGGAGCCGGGCCCAGACGATCGCCCATTCGTCGGCGTCGGCATCGTCCGCGTCGGGTTCGTACCAACCACCGGCGTAATCCTCGAGAACGGCCATATGGACCATTGCGACAGCGAGCAGGTTTCGATCGGTGTAGACCTCATCAACCGTTTTCTCGACGGTCATGCTCGGTAGACCTCGTCGTCATCCTGCTCGAGGACGATCTCGTCGGTCGTGTCGCCCCGACCGTCGACGTTCTGGTCGGCCGGGAGTTCGCGACGATCAGTTGTCCGCTGGCCGATCGCGAACGCCGCGGCACTGGCAAGCGCGAGACCGCCAGCGACGACATCGGTCAGACTATCTCGATGGCTCATGCCGGTAGCACCCCGAAGACGTCGAGTAGTACCCCGGTGGGGACCGCTGCGAGGACCCCAAGTACCGAACCGCCGACGCAGTAGTGCGGTTCCCGCGGACAGTACCGGAGCCGCTTCCGGAGCAACCAGGGGAAGAACGCGCCGGCGACGACGAGCGTCGTCAGGAATAGGAACGTCGGCTCGCCCAATACGATCGCTAGAAACGCCGGTGCGAACCCAACCGTGAACGAATGGATCTCGTCGTATTCGAGGTGACGAGCCCATTTGATTGGGTTGACGTAGTCAGTTCCCTCGAGGCCGTCTCGATCGTCGCTCGAGCAGCTGCGCTCGGACTGATTGATATCGTCAACGCCGGCGAAGAGGGTATCGTCGGTCGGGTCGTCCCGACTCACGCTTTCTCACCTGGGTAAGCGTCGGTGAGCGTTACCGAGGTTCCAATCGGTCCGACATCGACGCCGGCGATCGGGAGCGCGACCGGCTCTTGGAAAGCGACCGGACGGGGACCCGTACCGCCGAAATGGTTCGCGCACGTCCCGCAGAGACGGACCGGACTATCTTCTTGGCCGAGTGGAGTCCAATCAGTGGACTCGAGACCGCAGGCACTCGCGACGATTCTGCCGTTGCCGATCGCGACGACGTGGGCGGCGAGTCCATCGGGTGTCCGGGCGAGTGCGTTCCACTCTGGGGTGCAATTCTTTGGGCTGAAGTCGCTCATTTGCAGGTCACGAGCACCTCACCTCGAGGAGTATGTCTACAGTGATAGCACTCTGGAATATCGTAGTCTCGTACTGGTGAAACCAATGTTTAAACAGATTCAGGACCTGTTCAAAATGTAGCCATGCCGATCCATCAGTTGGTACAAGTTGGTCGTACGTCGGGCGGTGTCGTGCTCCCGAAGAGCGAACTTCGGGCGCTTGGATTGGTCGACGATGAGGGCAACGTGAAAGATCAACCAGTGCGGGTGACGCGAACCGATACAGGGACCTGGGAGGTTTCTGTTATTGATCCAGAAGATTATCCGGCTTCAAATCGGTGAATTACAGTCTGTCTTCTTTACCCTCGAAAATCAACGGTAACCCACAGAGAGTAGCTATTATAATTCGGCTGACTTTCCGGCGTATATCTCACTCACAGAAAGCAGGGTTCTGTTGAGAAGTTTTATCAACAGCAATCTCATAGGCATTCACAGTAACCATGACCCTACAAGAAGCTGTTCGCGATGTCAGTGAACAGTACGATGTCCCGGACAACGAGCGTCTCCGGGAACTGGCGCGATCGAACGCGCACCTCCGCGACTAAGTCTTATTCCGTTTCAGAGCTGCTGTTTTCGGTTCGCAGGAAGTCGATGAATCCCTCTTCGGATAGTGCTGGCTCTTGAACGAGGTTTCCTGCCCCACCCCGAGTGGCCAGTTCCTCCGCGAACTCGATGCAGTGTGTCTCGTGCAGCTCGGCGTATTCCTCCCACGCCTCGTAGTAGTGCATATCGAGGTCGTACTCGTCGAGCGGGATCTCGATATCATGCTTTCGGCGGACGATCTCGCACCCGTTCTGTTTCAGCGTGAGGAAGTACAGGTTGTGTCGTCGAACGGTTAGCAGCCGTTTTGATTCGACGATATAGGGATCGACCCACTCACGCCATTCGTACTCTTCGGTATGCGTTTTTGGTGTTTCAAATTCGGCCCCTGCCGCCTCGAGATAGGTCTGTGCCATCGTAATCCCCGTCCGGTGATTCGCGTTCGGAAGCGAGTGCCGCAGGATCAGGTTCGACATCAGGCTTCCGGCAACGTCCGTCGACGATCCGTCCCACGAAACGTGCTCGACCGCTTCGGGGACTCGCTCAATCTCGAGGTCCTTGTAGATCGCAAGTTCACTCCCGTTCTCCTGTTCTTCCTGTTGCATCTCGGCGAAGAACTGGAGTAACCAAATCGCGATGACCCGGCTCGTCGGATCCATCGGTTCTAAATCTTCCTCCAACTGAGCGGGGCTGATTTCTCGATCGAGATCGTCAGCCGTTCCCGATACACCCGGCGTATAGAGGACACGTACGTCTCCGTCCGGGAGCGAGTAATCCATCACCTTGATATCGGTTGTTGGGTCGTGGAGTTTGTCCTCGAACGCATCCGGATCCGTACTGACATCCTCGAGCGAATAGTTGATATCGTCCGGATGGTGCTGCTGGACAACTCGAGTCGGCATCTGATTGACTAACTACTACGAGGAGAGACGGATATATCCGTTGTCCTTAGCGTTCCGTGGTGTCCGCAAAGTCGGTCCTCGAGGACAGCGGGAAGTACAGGGAAAAGCCACCTCAGTCAGTGTAGAACGAGACCAGTCGCTCTAGAGAAGTGGTCCCAAAATCAGAGTATGTTGAAATACTGCAACGATGCAATAACTGCAATCGCTAAAATCAGTATCAAAAGCTGTATCTTTGGATCGACGTCCTTGCGAATTCGAAAGCCCCAATCCATGTCTTCTAACAGTTGAATCATTATAATCCAACTATATGAAGCTTGGCCAGATATCATACCGCAAGGTAGGTACACGTACTTATCGGAGTACCGTGTCCGCGACCCCACTCTTCGTGGACAGTAATAAGTACAGAGAATCCAAAACCCCAGAGATCCATCTTCGGTGGTTGGGAACCAAGGGCAGAATTGGGGGTGACTAGATTACCCTATTTGGGAAGGCTGACGAAGATTTGCCTCATATCCTTGTCCTGTGGATTGTAATACTCAGGCGAATTCGAGCGGATGTCGTTGTCCGTGACTACGACGTTCCGCATCCGGTCCACTCTCGCCATTCGCCAGAAAGGCATTTCGTCGGGATATCCTGACTCGCTGTATCCCGCGACCTGGTATGCTCTGAGACACGGGTTCCCGGTGTCCGCGTGAATACCGTAGCACCAGGGTTCTAACTCACGTTCGTGGAAGCCGACCTCATCCTCACCGCTATAATCCAGTCTTAGCGTTTTACGCCGATCCATCGCATCCTGAATCTTCGAATCAATGCTGGACATACTGATTATAGTCACCCTAGTTATAAAAATCATTGGAACAGTAGCGATGGATGACGAGTTGATGTCGTCATTTCGTGTCGAGATACTCACTCTCGTTTACCGCTGTTCTGAGAGGCTATTGCTACACTTGTTGGAGCAACATTCCAATCACAGTTGAGATGTACGCATCTCTATTTCCCACGAGTACTGTGTCCGCGAACCACTCTTTGAGGTCACAAAGGTGTCCGCGAAGCCGGTCCTCGAGGACATTTGAGTGAAATTCAAGCTAATTTTCGTGCTGACAGCGTGATTCCCCACGTTCTGTAGGGATAAATATCCAGATCAAGGACATCACGGAATTCTGTACCTAACGGTACAGTTCCCAACAGGACATCCTCTGATATACACTCACATGTATTGTGTATAGGGCTGCGTTGAATCACTAGACGGCGTCGGGGAAGGTCAGTAAATCGAAGGAGTTGAAGCGGGGAAATTTGGTTGTCCATGACACAAATCTCCCGCTTCACCGAGCGTTGCGTCTTGATTGCACAAAGAGTTACGGGTGAACGAGGCGAATCCGCCGCCCCGACTGGTGGCGGCGGATTCGCCGACTATGCCCTCATTTCGCTGCATTGCCTCCGGATTTACCTCGATACGTCCTACCGGATGACGATCGATCTGTTGAAGGAAATGCCGCAAATAACAGGGGAGATCGGCCTTGACGTGGCCGATCTCCCCGATCCATCTACGCTGTGTAAGTCGTTTGATCGGATCGAGATGAGTGTCTGTCGAGTGCTGCTGCGCCACTCGGCGCAGCTGCACAACCCCTCTGAACACGCTGCTATCGACGCAACATTCTACGAACGTGATCGTGCGAGCCGCCACTACTGCCACCGAACGAATTACCGCGTTCAAACGCTCAAAGTCAAAAACTCGTCGATACAGCAACGCAAGCCGTTCTTGATCTCCACTGTTCAACAACGTTAGAAGGAAGCGACGCGGACCTCTGTGAGCAGATCGCCCGCCGGAATGCGGGCGATCTGCGGTCCCTTGCCGCTGACAAGGGCTACGATAAGCAAGCGCTCCGCGACCAGCTCCGTGAACTCGACATTCGCCCGCTGATCAAACATCGGATCTTCGCCCCATACGATCACGCTCACAACGCTCGTATTGACGACAATCGGTACGCTCAGCGATCAATGACTGAAACCGTGAACTCCGCAATCAAGCGCTCGCTCGGCTACGCCGTGCGAGCGCGTACCTGGTATCGAGAGTTCCGTGAAATCACCCTGATGTGTGTCGTCTATAACATCAAGCGGGCCGTCAAACAGTGAAATCCACCGCCGTATGGCGATTCAACACAGCCATCAACTCTGTTTGCTTCGCCATTAGCTCCTTTTGTTGGGCCTGTGTGTCGACTTGCCGCCGTAGCTCGGCATGCTGCTGATAATAGAGATACGCTAGAATCCCAGACAACAGAAGAGAGCCCAGTCCGCTTAGTACTCCAACCCAACTTTCGATATTATTGATCCAGAGAAGAACCATTGGTGTGTTTCCAATCGATTCGGTTACACTATTATAATTTCTGTGGAGAGATGAGACAGATTCTCAGCTTGACTGTGTCGTTGGATACCTCCATCTGTGTCGTACTCTCCTGTCGTCTCCGATAGACTCAGTAGTCAATCCGATCACTTTGGCTATAATTCAGAAAACAATTAATGTCTATAGACATACTTTGATATGAGAATCTCTGCTCGAGAGCAGTCAAATGACTAGAACACAACCACCCCTTCCGGATATTGACCGTGATTTAGATGCAAATTGGCCAGCTCCCGGTTATAGAAGTGGACAACAGAGGATCTACAAGGAGGCCGCTTCAGTTCTATTCGGTGATACTGACCACGACATAATCGTAATCGATGCTCCGACTGGAGTTGGAAAGTCAGTTATTAACACTGCTCTCTGCAATTTAGCGAACAGCTCTTTTTACACAACACCACAGAAATCACTTCGAGATCAACTTGTAAACGATTCTCTGCTGAATGGATACGTAAATACACTTCGTGCTCGCAAGGACTATATCTGTGACTATGCTTCGAGTCCTGGTGATCCGGTAAATTGTGCAGAGTGCCACGTCAACAACACCGACATCGAGAAATGCAGCGACCATTCAGGCTGCCAGTATTGGAACGCAAAGGAGCGTGCTATAGAATCAAAGATAGCGGGATTGACGTTTGCATATCTTAGAATAGACGGTTTCATTCCGGTTGTTAACCCAAACTCAGATGATCAAGAGCAGATTTCATTTGGCGATCGCGAACTGCTTATTGTAGATGAAGCACATTCAATTGAACAACAGTATTCGTCGATGTTTGCTGGGTTTAAACTCACGCCTGAACTCTCAACCAACCTTGAAGAATTAGGAATCGGTGAGTCACTTCGATCTGCAATCCCTGACTCCTTGTTCCATGCTGAGGATCCTAGTCACGATTTAGAACTGGCTCCGCTTGAGGATCACATTGTTAGCAACGATCTTATTGACGATTTATTTGGCGCAAAGGAGGATGCGATCGCCGAACTCCAAAATCACAGAAAAAGGTACGCACGATTAGTGAAAGGGGCTATCAGACGGAAGCAAAATTTGGAGACGGGACTCTCTGAAGCGGAGTTGCAGGCCCAGATTTCTGAGGGCATGGCCGATTTTATAGAGAATCTTAAGCTCCCTGAGTCAATCGATATGCGGATGGTTGATGCGAAGGACTATCCTTCTCAGCCACTGTCTGAGCTTCGCAATGAGATCGAGAAAGAGATTCAAATCATGGGAGAACTCCGCGATTTTGTCAGTAATATTGAGGTAGGCTTCTCCGACGAGTATGATCCTGAAGAGAACCCTTGGTTTGTCGATGTTAATACCGGTCCACTCACGGCGACAGAATACAAATTTAACCCTGCAAACGTTGGTGACCTGCTTAAGCAACAGATCTGGAATAGAGCCGATAAAGTAGTTCTCTCATCGGCTACTATTCCTTCTCATGGGGCAACTGACCGCAAGGAAGGTATCTTAAAGTGGGTAGATCGGATCGGTTTGGATCCTGAATCAACACACGTTATCACTGAAGATTCACCCTTCCCGGTTGAGAAT contains:
- a CDS encoding WYL domain-containing protein; its protein translation is MSSIDSKIQDAMDRRKTLRLDYSGEDEVGFHERELEPWCYGIHADTGNPCLRAYQVAGYSESGYPDEMPFWRMARVDRMRNVVVTDNDIRSNSPEYYNPQDKDMRQIFVSLPK
- a CDS encoding helicase C-terminal domain-containing protein, giving the protein MTRTQPPLPDIDRDLDANWPAPGYRSGQQRIYKEAASVLFGDTDHDIIVIDAPTGVGKSVINTALCNLANSSFYTTPQKSLRDQLVNDSLLNGYVNTLRARKDYICDYASSPGDPVNCAECHVNNTDIEKCSDHSGCQYWNAKERAIESKIAGLTFAYLRIDGFIPVVNPNSDDQEQISFGDRELLIVDEAHSIEQQYSSMFAGFKLTPELSTNLEELGIGESLRSAIPDSLFHAEDPSHDLELAPLEDHIVSNDLIDDLFGAKEDAIAELQNHRKRYARLVKGAIRRKQNLETGLSEAELQAQISEGMADFIENLKLPESIDMRMVDAKDYPSQPLSELRNEIEKEIQIMGELRDFVSNIEVGFSDEYDPEENPWFVDVNTGPLTATEYKFNPANVGDLLKQQIWNRADKVVLSSATIPSHGATDRKEGILKWVDRIGLDPESTHVITEDSPFPVENRRVRIDYIGNMSSGGFDANIDEISRTINELSTLHPSEKGLVHVSSYKQASHLGETIDDLSDVDVSVTVHKKEQDAESALATWQGGQSDSATYTGTQILITPSMKEGVDLAGDKCRWQVATKVPYPNLADPRVRYLQENRGWSWYHSEATTELVQAAGRGVRSAEDNCEFYVLDEAFKNVWHLAPSWYCDAVTSESRPD
- a CDS encoding ATP-binding protein, with amino-acid sequence MARITVIGASGSGKSYYTGALLEDRVPNFDIAVHFDLEDEEGGLSVEGNALYGTLVVDKDRFESIDWPKCLFNHRKLRVVPDALDDEEIEELYGQICEAAMSLCKDLEIEAAPESALVSCDEAHQVLSKHSLDSRVNRMQTGGRKHGVETIHLAQRPALMPLTILSQSDRRIYFHVSEQRDIDKINKASTFDADRLKNLQAREAIVENKHSGEFEKIDTDNCDRERPHFSGDDGILDDALPV
- a CDS encoding acyl-CoA dehydrogenase, giving the protein MPTPDIAGDQEQARAEALDETVQSLEAEQDRIEDDDVNEGESGLQETAENSESGDDPDEDDIEIEEVDLSDDDLFAGVDDIDDDDGESESESDSESEATAGSMSEDVDSIGQFTGDNPTAQLQSHIEDGAAKLAVLGLEDDDQAALEDDLRDVFSAFRLGYYGAEFANEYIFVDGDGEVDPAWALLGSSLACAAVAVMMRPDSDDQIARLKDAVNFNGGGSA